One window of the Archangium primigenium genome contains the following:
- a CDS encoding HD domain-containing protein encodes MTTDHQADPTPTASDAASVETVRKVYAKDLREKDQVHTVFRVSQKSRVTARSGKVFLSLVLTDKSGEIDARVFDKVEALEPVFAAGDYVLAKGHTISFHGKTQVVIEALEKLDPEPLDPKEFEPPAPAAKEEPAAKTEARPAEAKADEASAPKRDEAPQRTGEGPGGARAVGQIRELVSERVSDANVKALLLAFLDDAQISAALPHAHAVKGVHHAYRGGLAEHLLSVLRLTLRVADHYPMADRDLLLAGALLHDVMRVGESSQDKGGEPSDEGRLVGHLVMTAQKIREKALGIPHFPPLLEQHLTHLVIAQNTSPEGGTVRSPVTLEAQIIQTLSSLDARIASWVDAMQRDPHERWTENLKLYNRSLWKGPAPTSRGRAPVEGGGRRKKDKDKKPPRERAEKSAGGETAPAPERAERPERAERPERAERQDKPREPRPPREPREPRPPREAKEGREPREQREPREPRPPRDPVNVPKELTFKPFSVLTKTEPTKPEGGSDSEG; translated from the coding sequence ATGACGACCGACCATCAGGCTGACCCGACCCCCACTGCCTCCGACGCCGCCTCCGTGGAAACGGTGCGCAAGGTGTATGCGAAGGACCTGCGAGAGAAAGACCAGGTCCACACCGTCTTCCGTGTCTCGCAGAAGAGCCGCGTCACGGCGCGCAGCGGCAAGGTGTTCCTCTCCCTCGTGCTCACCGACAAGAGCGGCGAGATCGACGCGCGCGTCTTCGACAAGGTCGAGGCGCTCGAGCCCGTGTTCGCCGCGGGGGACTACGTGCTGGCCAAGGGCCACACCATTTCCTTCCACGGCAAGACCCAGGTGGTCATCGAGGCGCTGGAGAAGCTGGACCCCGAGCCCCTGGACCCCAAGGAGTTCGAGCCCCCCGCCCCCGCCGCCAAGGAGGAGCCGGCCGCCAAGACCGAGGCCCGGCCCGCCGAGGCCAAGGCGGACGAGGCCTCCGCGCCCAAGCGCGACGAGGCCCCGCAGCGCACGGGCGAGGGCCCGGGCGGCGCGCGCGCCGTGGGACAGATCCGCGAGCTCGTCTCCGAGCGCGTGAGCGATGCGAACGTCAAGGCGCTGCTCCTGGCCTTCCTGGACGACGCGCAGATCTCCGCGGCGCTGCCCCACGCCCACGCCGTCAAGGGCGTGCACCACGCCTACCGCGGTGGCCTGGCCGAGCACCTCCTGTCGGTGCTGCGGCTGACGCTCCGGGTGGCGGACCACTACCCCATGGCGGACCGGGACCTGCTCCTGGCCGGCGCCCTCCTGCATGACGTGATGCGCGTGGGCGAGTCCTCCCAGGACAAGGGCGGCGAGCCCTCCGACGAGGGCCGGCTCGTGGGCCACCTGGTGATGACGGCGCAGAAGATCCGCGAGAAGGCGCTCGGCATTCCTCACTTCCCGCCCCTGCTCGAGCAGCACCTCACCCACCTGGTGATCGCGCAGAACACCTCGCCCGAGGGCGGCACGGTGCGCTCGCCGGTGACGCTCGAGGCGCAGATCATCCAGACGCTCTCCTCGCTGGACGCGCGGATCGCCTCGTGGGTGGACGCCATGCAGCGCGACCCGCACGAGCGCTGGACGGAGAACCTCAAGCTCTACAACCGCTCGCTCTGGAAGGGCCCGGCGCCCACCTCGCGCGGCCGCGCGCCCGTGGAGGGCGGAGGCCGCCGCAAGAAGGACAAGGACAAGAAGCCGCCCCGGGAGCGCGCGGAGAAGTCCGCTGGCGGCGAGACGGCCCCGGCGCCGGAGCGCGCCGAGCGTCCGGAGCGCGCCGAGCGTCCGGAGCGCGCCGAGCGCCAGGACAAGCCCCGCGAGCCGCGCCCGCCGCGCGAGCCTCGGGAGCCCCGGCCGCCGCGCGAGGCGAAGGAGGGTCGCGAGCCCCGGGAGCAGCGCGAGCCGCGCGAGCCCCGTCCGCCGCGCGATCCGGTGAACGTGCCCAAGGAACTGACGTTCAAGCCCTTCAGCGTGCTGACCAAGACGGAGCCCACCAAGCCCGAGGGGGGCTCGGACTCGGAAGGCTGA
- a CDS encoding START domain-containing protein, whose translation MTFLPTLSLLVLLSGADEVPWKQVARDDGISVLARTPEGSDVSEVKASTLIDAPAADVWRVIRDYANYSKTMPYTEESRVVSTEGEGKVITFYCLVNAPLVDKRDFAIRILDESDWKDGKGFMKATWTAATQGAPAEREGVVRVKVNRGYWLLEPREDGKKTFVTYYIYTHPGGSLPAWVADKANKSSVPDLLRAVRKHATAK comes from the coding sequence ATGACCTTTCTTCCCACGCTGTCCCTGCTCGTCCTGCTGTCGGGTGCCGACGAAGTCCCCTGGAAGCAGGTGGCCCGAGACGACGGCATCTCCGTGCTGGCCCGGACCCCCGAGGGAAGCGACGTCTCCGAGGTGAAGGCCAGCACCCTGATCGACGCCCCCGCCGCCGACGTGTGGCGGGTCATTCGTGACTACGCGAACTACTCGAAGACCATGCCGTACACCGAGGAGAGCCGGGTGGTGTCCACGGAGGGTGAGGGCAAGGTCATCACCTTCTATTGCCTGGTGAACGCCCCGCTGGTGGACAAGCGCGACTTCGCCATCCGCATCCTGGACGAGTCGGACTGGAAGGACGGCAAGGGCTTCATGAAGGCCACCTGGACGGCGGCCACCCAGGGCGCCCCCGCCGAGCGCGAGGGCGTGGTGCGCGTGAAGGTCAACCGGGGCTACTGGCTCCTGGAGCCGCGCGAGGACGGCAAGAAGACCTTCGTCACCTACTACATCTACACCCACCCGGGAGGCTCCTTGCCCGCGTGGGTAGCGGACAAGGCCAACAAGTCCTCGGTGCCGGACCTGCTGCGCGCCGTGCGCAAACACGCCACGGCGAAGTAG
- a CDS encoding class I SAM-dependent rRNA methyltransferase yields MVNTYLSRDAARRLKHGAPWVRREDILSMEGTPALGEAVQLRDEEGQLLGLADVDLESSYAVRRLGSAQEPAEGLIPRHVRHAFERRARTVDDPRFCRVINDDGDALPGLIVDRYGAHLVVQTLTRAMDARLQEISRALVEVSGAESVLLRNDTARRRQLGLPVQRPHTLHGNPPRWTRVLEMGARFTVDLNYGSGVGYPYDQRELRRFLSRLSPNARVLDPSCHVGGLFVHAGRHGARSVLAFDSDADTADLARENAEANGLMGRFQVERGDALDVLHGMQDTFDLVLLDTPGVSSAETFVEQVRLGLKATRHGGVLLVIGYQPPLPTGGFDDLVAEACEQEERRSFRMARFGLPPDHPTLVGFSGTDYLSGLVLEAS; encoded by the coding sequence TTGGTCAATACCTATCTGTCCCGAGATGCGGCGCGCAGGCTCAAGCACGGTGCGCCCTGGGTACGCCGCGAGGACATCCTCTCCATGGAGGGGACGCCGGCCCTCGGTGAGGCCGTCCAACTGCGCGACGAGGAGGGACAGCTGCTCGGGCTCGCGGACGTGGACCTGGAGTCCTCGTACGCGGTGCGCCGGCTCGGCTCGGCCCAGGAGCCCGCCGAGGGGCTCATCCCCCGCCATGTGCGCCATGCCTTCGAGCGCCGGGCCCGCACGGTGGACGACCCCCGCTTCTGCCGCGTCATCAACGACGACGGCGACGCGCTGCCCGGGCTCATCGTGGACCGCTATGGCGCCCACCTCGTCGTGCAGACGCTCACGCGCGCCATGGATGCCCGGTTGCAGGAGATCTCCCGGGCCCTGGTGGAGGTGAGCGGCGCGGAGTCCGTGCTGCTGCGCAACGACACCGCCCGGCGCCGACAGCTCGGTCTGCCCGTGCAGCGGCCGCACACGCTCCATGGCAACCCGCCCCGCTGGACGCGGGTGTTGGAGATGGGCGCGCGCTTCACCGTGGATCTCAACTACGGCTCGGGCGTGGGCTACCCGTACGACCAGCGCGAGCTGCGGCGCTTCCTGTCCCGGCTGTCGCCCAACGCCCGGGTGTTGGATCCCAGCTGCCACGTGGGCGGGCTCTTCGTGCACGCGGGCCGCCATGGGGCGCGCTCCGTGCTCGCCTTCGACAGCGACGCGGACACCGCGGACCTCGCCCGGGAGAACGCCGAGGCCAATGGCCTGATGGGCCGCTTCCAGGTGGAGCGCGGGGACGCACTCGACGTGCTGCACGGCATGCAGGACACCTTCGACCTGGTGCTCCTGGACACGCCCGGGGTCTCCTCGGCCGAGACCTTCGTCGAGCAGGTGCGCCTGGGGCTCAAGGCCACGCGGCACGGCGGCGTGCTGCTCGTCATCGGCTACCAGCCGCCCCTGCCCACGGGGGGCTTCGATGACCTGGTGGCCGAGGCCTGCGAGCAGGAGGAGCGCCGCAGCTTCCGCATGGCCCGCTTCGGCCTGCCGCCGGACCACCCCACCCTCGTGGGCTTCTCCGGCACCGACTACCTGTCGGGCCTGGTGCTCGAGGCGAGCTGA
- a CDS encoding NAD(P)/FAD-dependent oxidoreductase: MAYRVNNIGLWLDEPEELLGQRAAEKLGVTRGDLASVRVVRSVLDARKKGSPRYIYTLEVELAPGRAPRQLPPDVGETAPAPEVLPRVKEPERLPLIIGTGPAGLFCALALLERGVRTILIERGREVVARRKDVARLMRDGSLDPESNMNFGEGGAGAYTDGKLSTRINHPMVRKVIETFARCGAPDHILIEGKPHIGSDLLPGAVARLRDELIAGGSQVLFEHRVDEVLYRDGRVSGVRLSDGRTLESDRVVLAPGNSARELYERFVADGQVVIEPKPFALGFRAEHPQGLINSIQYGSAAKNPKLPPADYKLAENLDVNGEVRGIYSFCMCPGGIVVPTPTQDGLQCTNGMSNSRRNAKYANAGIVVTVSVEDFEREGFRGPLAGLEFQRHWESKAYALGEGRFFAPAQTIPDYIAGRVKKEPGGTSYRPGLVHTDLNRLFPERLTQSLKQALKLFDRKMRGFVSDEGKLIGIESRTSSPVRITRGEDMQSVSMKGLYPAGEGCGYAGGIVSSAIDGLRVAEQIANELA; encoded by the coding sequence ATGGCTTATCGGGTGAACAACATCGGGTTGTGGTTGGACGAGCCGGAGGAGCTGCTGGGCCAGCGCGCCGCGGAGAAGCTCGGCGTGACGCGGGGAGACCTGGCCTCGGTGCGCGTCGTGCGCTCGGTGTTGGACGCCCGCAAGAAGGGCAGCCCGCGCTACATCTATACGCTCGAGGTGGAGCTGGCCCCGGGCCGCGCCCCCCGGCAGCTGCCGCCGGACGTGGGCGAGACGGCCCCCGCGCCCGAAGTCCTGCCCCGCGTGAAGGAGCCCGAGCGCCTGCCGCTCATCATCGGCACCGGGCCCGCGGGCCTCTTCTGCGCCCTGGCGCTGCTGGAGCGCGGCGTGCGCACCATCCTCATCGAGCGCGGCCGCGAGGTGGTGGCCCGGCGCAAGGACGTGGCCAGGCTCATGCGCGACGGCTCGCTCGATCCGGAGAGCAACATGAACTTCGGCGAGGGCGGCGCCGGCGCCTACACGGACGGCAAGCTGTCCACGCGCATCAACCACCCCATGGTGCGCAAGGTCATCGAGACGTTCGCCCGCTGCGGCGCGCCGGACCACATCCTCATCGAGGGCAAGCCCCACATCGGCTCGGACCTCCTGCCCGGCGCGGTGGCCAGGCTGCGCGACGAGCTCATCGCCGGCGGCAGTCAGGTGCTCTTCGAGCACCGGGTGGACGAGGTGCTCTACCGCGACGGCCGGGTGTCCGGGGTGCGGCTGTCAGACGGGCGCACGCTGGAGAGCGACCGGGTGGTGCTTGCCCCGGGCAACTCGGCGCGCGAGCTCTACGAGCGCTTCGTCGCGGACGGCCAGGTGGTCATCGAGCCCAAGCCCTTCGCGCTGGGCTTCCGCGCCGAGCACCCCCAGGGGCTCATCAACTCCATCCAGTACGGCAGCGCGGCGAAGAACCCCAAGCTGCCCCCGGCCGACTACAAGCTCGCGGAGAACCTGGACGTGAACGGCGAGGTGCGCGGCATCTACTCGTTCTGCATGTGCCCGGGCGGCATCGTGGTGCCCACGCCCACGCAGGACGGGCTGCAGTGCACCAACGGCATGAGCAACTCGCGCCGCAACGCGAAGTACGCCAACGCGGGCATCGTCGTGACGGTGTCGGTGGAGGACTTCGAGCGCGAGGGCTTCCGGGGACCGCTGGCGGGCCTGGAGTTCCAGCGCCACTGGGAGTCCAAGGCGTACGCGCTGGGCGAGGGCCGCTTCTTCGCGCCCGCGCAGACCATCCCGGACTACATCGCTGGCCGCGTGAAGAAGGAGCCGGGCGGCACGAGCTACCGGCCGGGCCTGGTGCACACGGACCTGAACCGGCTCTTCCCCGAGCGGCTCACCCAGTCCCTCAAGCAGGCCCTCAAGCTGTTCGACCGGAAGATGCGCGGCTTCGTGAGCGACGAGGGCAAGCTCATCGGCATCGAGAGCCGCACGAGCTCCCCGGTGCGCATCACCCGGGGCGAGGACATGCAGTCCGTCTCCATGAAGGGGCTCTACCCCGCGGGCGAGGGGTGTGGGTACGCGGGCGGCATCGTTTCCTCGGCCATTGATGGACTGCGGGTGGCTGAGCAGATTGCGAACGAATTGGCCTGA
- a CDS encoding diacylglycerol kinase family protein, whose amino-acid sequence MLASFFHAWNGLIHTVVHQRNMRVHVVSAVLVGLVGSGIPLDVAEKVILIFCVLLIFFAEILNSALEHLVDLATRHFDEKARLTKDAAAAGVLVLAIGTVVIFAAILVNNWETVASSGPQIARQVALGLPLALCVMVLVLPQPRAVWVDAVACLGGAVLLGVLATYTVSSVFSAINAGLLLIATSAARQRRREAQK is encoded by the coding sequence ATGCTCGCCTCCTTCTTCCACGCGTGGAACGGGCTCATCCACACCGTGGTGCACCAGCGCAACATGCGCGTGCACGTCGTCTCCGCGGTGCTCGTGGGCCTGGTGGGCAGCGGCATCCCCCTGGATGTCGCCGAGAAGGTGATCCTCATCTTCTGCGTGCTGCTCATCTTCTTCGCGGAGATCCTCAACAGCGCGCTCGAGCACCTGGTGGACCTGGCCACCCGCCACTTCGACGAGAAGGCCCGCCTCACCAAGGACGCCGCCGCCGCCGGCGTGCTCGTGCTCGCCATTGGCACCGTCGTCATCTTCGCCGCCATCCTGGTGAACAACTGGGAGACCGTCGCCAGCAGCGGGCCGCAGATCGCCCGTCAGGTGGCGCTCGGCCTGCCGCTCGCCCTGTGCGTGATGGTGCTCGTGCTGCCCCAGCCGCGCGCCGTCTGGGTGGACGCCGTCGCCTGCCTCGGAGGCGCCGTGCTGCTCGGTGTGCTGGCCACCTACACCGTCAGCTCCGTCTTCAGCGCCATCAACGCGGGCCTGCTGCTCATCGCCACCTCCGCCGCGCGCCAGCGCCGCCGGGAGGCCCAGAAATGA
- a CDS encoding N-acetylmuramoyl-L-alanine amidase, with the protein MAPSRPFRALSWALSLWLCAPLAARAQVDEDSAHACGEEPPDAHYVPLPGPRAQELPWRDGEPALVRRESRSRPVGPLSGLPQTRTRAGALSGKTIYLSPGHGFYRSAPLGRWATQRPNTNGVVEDLVSLETLDQYLLPMLVGAGATVIPVREPDMNPRGVLLDNGAEGYTETGPTGLFSTVRPGWGPPPTPMGNSVQPFLLGDARVLTAAPSVTASATWAPRVPADGAYSVSIAYGADPGRVTDAHYVVRHAGGESHFRVNQRRHGGTWVLLGRFYFKAGAPVERASVVAYNDSAEAGTLSLDAVRLGGGTGDVGDAALGALPRPRAEESARYHTQFSGAPPEVFAPSGINALANERNDDVSARPRFAAWLHEEGEDAVYVAWHTNASANGTARGTEAYVYGPNPVDGTYQFTGVEGSQRLGQSLLDELKADIQREVDPTWRVRNLRSANLGEVNPRHNPEIPSVLMEVAYHDNAQDAAWLKEPAFRRIAARAFLHGIIKYFAAEDQVAVHLPPEPPPAVVARHVGAGRVEVRWVAPPDPKGRVPVVDGATGYRVYQSEDGLGWDEGTDTVDPTWALALEPGTTRYFRVAAVNAGGESFPSDVVGVRVPEADGTTRVLVVNAFRRLDAGMALTEDLSAYDLGSPARLLLEAMNDGTALRRHGDAVARNAVAFDGATSEAVSAGLLTPVGYAVLDWFSGRGQAQGPAPTLAEQDLMRAFVLGGGHLLLSGSQIASALAAEPAGTPFLSEVLQALPSCAEPGPRVSGTGRGWLPGMGAALLDDGWRGGSAVGGTEALVPRSGATAALLYTGTQAVAGVRASPGGQVLFLGVPFEGLVIPERRAFLMGDVLYRAGLLSERPLPSLLDEALPADLSLGMAASAAALAPCSLGSLPISYDPAETGCGCGAAGGTAPFAGLLLLRLVQRRRMRHSARCQR; encoded by the coding sequence ATGGCTCCCTCCCGACCCTTCCGTGCCCTGTCCTGGGCGCTGTCCCTGTGGCTGTGCGCTCCCCTCGCCGCCCGGGCCCAGGTGGACGAGGACTCCGCCCACGCGTGTGGCGAGGAGCCCCCGGACGCCCATTACGTGCCGCTGCCCGGCCCCCGCGCCCAGGAATTGCCCTGGCGCGACGGCGAGCCCGCGCTGGTGCGGCGCGAATCGCGCTCCCGGCCGGTGGGGCCGCTCTCGGGCCTGCCCCAGACGCGGACGCGGGCCGGGGCCCTGTCGGGGAAGACCATCTACCTGAGCCCGGGTCACGGCTTCTATCGCAGCGCGCCCCTGGGACGCTGGGCCACCCAGCGGCCCAACACGAACGGCGTCGTCGAGGACCTGGTCTCCCTGGAGACGCTGGACCAGTACCTCCTGCCGATGCTCGTGGGGGCGGGCGCCACGGTCATCCCCGTGCGCGAGCCGGACATGAATCCGCGCGGCGTGCTGCTCGACAACGGCGCGGAGGGGTACACGGAGACGGGGCCCACGGGGCTCTTCTCCACGGTGCGGCCAGGGTGGGGCCCGCCGCCCACGCCCATGGGCAATTCCGTCCAGCCCTTCCTCCTGGGGGACGCCCGGGTCCTCACGGCCGCGCCCTCCGTCACGGCCTCGGCCACGTGGGCGCCCCGGGTGCCCGCGGACGGGGCCTATTCCGTCTCCATCGCCTACGGGGCGGACCCGGGGCGGGTGACGGACGCGCACTACGTGGTGCGGCACGCGGGCGGCGAGAGCCACTTCCGGGTGAACCAGCGCCGCCACGGAGGCACCTGGGTGCTGCTCGGACGCTTCTACTTCAAGGCGGGCGCGCCCGTGGAGCGCGCCTCGGTGGTGGCGTACAACGACTCGGCCGAGGCGGGCACGCTGTCCCTGGACGCGGTGCGCCTGGGCGGCGGCACGGGGGACGTGGGGGACGCGGCCCTGGGGGCGCTGCCCCGGCCCCGGGCCGAGGAGAGCGCGCGCTACCACACGCAGTTCAGCGGGGCGCCTCCCGAGGTGTTCGCGCCCTCGGGCATCAACGCGCTGGCCAACGAGCGCAACGACGACGTCTCCGCGCGCCCGCGCTTCGCGGCCTGGCTGCACGAGGAGGGCGAGGACGCGGTGTACGTGGCGTGGCACACCAACGCCTCGGCCAACGGCACCGCGCGGGGGACGGAGGCCTATGTCTACGGCCCCAACCCGGTGGATGGCACCTACCAGTTCACGGGCGTGGAGGGCAGCCAGCGGCTGGGGCAGAGCCTGCTGGACGAGCTCAAGGCGGACATCCAGCGGGAGGTGGACCCCACCTGGCGGGTGCGCAACCTGCGCTCGGCCAACCTGGGCGAGGTGAACCCACGGCACAACCCGGAGATCCCCTCGGTGCTGATGGAGGTGGCCTACCATGACAACGCCCAGGACGCGGCGTGGCTCAAGGAGCCGGCCTTCCGGCGCATCGCGGCGCGGGCCTTCCTGCACGGCATCATCAAGTACTTCGCGGCCGAGGACCAGGTCGCGGTCCACCTGCCGCCCGAGCCGCCCCCGGCGGTGGTGGCGCGCCACGTGGGGGCGGGCCGGGTCGAGGTGCGGTGGGTGGCGCCCCCGGATCCCAAGGGCCGGGTGCCCGTGGTGGACGGGGCCACGGGCTACCGCGTCTACCAGAGCGAGGACGGCCTCGGCTGGGACGAGGGCACGGACACGGTGGACCCCACCTGGGCGCTCGCGCTGGAGCCGGGGACGACGCGCTACTTCCGGGTGGCGGCCGTCAACGCGGGGGGCGAGTCCTTCCCCTCGGACGTGGTGGGCGTGCGGGTGCCGGAGGCGGACGGCACCACGCGGGTGCTCGTGGTCAACGCCTTCCGCCGGTTGGACGCGGGCATGGCCTTGACCGAGGACCTCTCGGCCTACGATCTGGGCTCGCCGGCGCGGCTGCTCCTCGAGGCCATGAACGACGGCACCGCCCTGCGGCGCCACGGGGACGCGGTGGCGCGCAACGCCGTGGCCTTCGATGGCGCGACGAGCGAGGCCGTCTCGGCGGGGCTGCTCACGCCGGTGGGCTACGCGGTGCTCGACTGGTTCTCGGGCCGGGGTCAGGCCCAGGGCCCGGCGCCCACGCTCGCGGAGCAGGACCTGATGCGCGCCTTCGTGCTCGGGGGCGGCCACCTGCTGCTGTCGGGCAGTCAGATCGCCTCCGCCCTGGCGGCGGAGCCGGCGGGCACGCCCTTTTTGTCCGAGGTGCTCCAGGCCCTGCCGAGCTGCGCCGAGCCGGGGCCCCGGGTGAGCGGGACGGGCAGGGGCTGGCTGCCGGGAATGGGGGCGGCCCTCCTGGATGACGGGTGGCGCGGAGGCTCGGCGGTGGGGGGGACCGAGGCGCTCGTGCCGCGCTCGGGCGCGACGGCGGCCCTGCTCTACACCGGCACCCAGGCCGTGGCGGGCGTGCGCGCGTCGCCAGGTGGACAGGTGCTTTTCCTCGGCGTGCCCTTCGAGGGGCTTGTCATCCCCGAGCGCCGGGCGTTCCTGATGGGGGACGTGCTGTACCGGGCCGGGCTCCTGTCCGAGCGGCCCCTGCCTTCCCTGCTGGACGAGGCGCTCCCCGCGGACCTGTCCCTGGGAATGGCGGCCTCGGCGGCGGCGCTCGCGCCGTGTTCCTTGGGGAGCCTACCGATCTCCTACGATCCGGCGGAGACGGGCTGCGGGTGCGGCGCGGCGGGCGGAACGGCGCCCTTCGCCGGGCTGTTGCTCTTGCGGCTTGTGCAGCGGCGGCGGATGCGGCATTCGGCGCGTTGCCAGCGTTGA
- the gap gene encoding type I glyceraldehyde-3-phosphate dehydrogenase yields the protein MATKIAINGFGRIGRCVLRAALSRKEDLEFVAINDLDAPASLAHLFKYDSVHGPWEGTVKATEKSIIIDGREIAVTAQRDPSALPWKSLGADIVLECTGLFTERDAAAKHQAAGAKKVVISAPAKSPDLTIAYGINHEQYDASKHHILSNASCTTNCLAPVAKVLHETFGIEQGLMTTVHSYTNDQRILDLAHKDLRRARAAALSMIPSSTGAAKAIGEVLPALKGKLNGMSVRVPTPNVSLVDLTVTLNNKATAESINEAFKKAAEGALKGILFYNDEQTVSVDYNGNPHSAIFDSTNTMMVGEKMAKVMAWYDNEWGFSNRMVDVAKFLVAKGL from the coding sequence ATGGCCACCAAGATTGCCATCAACGGATTCGGTCGCATTGGCCGCTGCGTGCTGCGCGCGGCGCTCAGCCGCAAGGAGGACCTCGAGTTCGTCGCCATCAACGACCTCGACGCGCCCGCCTCGCTCGCGCACCTGTTCAAGTACGACTCCGTGCACGGCCCCTGGGAGGGCACGGTCAAGGCCACCGAGAAGAGCATCATCATCGACGGCCGGGAGATCGCCGTCACCGCGCAGCGCGACCCCTCGGCCCTGCCCTGGAAGAGCCTGGGCGCGGACATCGTGCTCGAGTGCACGGGCCTGTTCACCGAGCGTGACGCCGCCGCCAAGCACCAGGCCGCGGGCGCCAAGAAGGTCGTCATCTCCGCGCCGGCCAAGAGCCCGGACCTGACGATCGCCTACGGCATCAACCACGAGCAGTACGATGCCTCCAAGCACCACATCCTCTCCAACGCCTCCTGCACCACCAACTGCCTGGCGCCGGTGGCCAAGGTGCTGCACGAGACCTTCGGCATCGAGCAGGGTCTGATGACCACGGTGCACAGCTACACCAACGACCAGCGCATCCTGGACCTGGCGCACAAGGATCTGCGCCGCGCCCGCGCCGCCGCCCTGTCGATGATCCCGTCCTCCACGGGCGCCGCCAAGGCCATCGGCGAGGTGCTGCCCGCGCTCAAGGGCAAGCTCAACGGCATGTCGGTGCGCGTGCCCACGCCCAACGTGTCCCTGGTGGACCTGACCGTGACGCTCAACAACAAGGCCACGGCGGAGTCCATCAACGAGGCCTTCAAGAAGGCCGCCGAGGGCGCGCTCAAGGGCATCCTGTTCTACAACGACGAGCAGACGGTGTCGGTGGACTACAACGGCAACCCGCACTCCGCGATCTTCGACTCCACCAACACCATGATGGTGGGCGAGAAGATGGCCAAGGTCATGGCCTGGTACGACAACGAGTGGGGCTTCTCCAACCGCATGGTGGACGTGGCCAAGTTCCTCGTCGCCAAGGGCCTGTAA
- a CDS encoding phosphoglycerate kinase, translating to MTIRYIDDMQLTGKRVFIRVDFNVPQEGKRITDDTRIREALPTIQKALEMGGKVILASHLGRPKGVEPKLSLEPAASRLSELLGGKHEVILADDCVGDGVRKLVKDQKEGQVLMLENLRFHKEEEANDESFARELASFADVYINDAFGTAHRAHASTAGMVPHVKEKGAGLLMRKELEYLGGAMKNPAKPFVAILGGSKVSDKLKVIESLLPRVDALLVGGAMAYTFLKAQGIEVGKSRVEEDKLSLAQRMLEAAQRLKTSLVLPVDHICSTELGDKGPLREIPDRHIPADLIGLDIGPKTRAMFAEHIRNAKTVVWNGPMGMFEVARYAAGTRSVAEAMVANRGAVTIVGGGDSAAAVNDMGLGKKLSHVSTGGGASLEFLEGRELPGVKALETK from the coding sequence ATGACGATCCGCTACATCGACGACATGCAGCTCACCGGCAAGCGCGTCTTCATCCGGGTGGACTTCAATGTCCCCCAGGAAGGCAAGCGCATCACCGATGACACGCGCATCCGCGAGGCGCTGCCCACCATCCAGAAGGCCCTGGAGATGGGCGGCAAGGTGATCCTGGCGTCGCATCTCGGCCGTCCCAAGGGCGTCGAGCCCAAGCTGTCCCTGGAGCCGGCGGCCTCGCGCCTGTCCGAGCTGCTCGGCGGCAAGCACGAGGTCATCCTCGCGGATGACTGCGTGGGCGATGGCGTGCGCAAGCTGGTGAAGGATCAGAAGGAAGGGCAGGTGCTGATGCTGGAGAACCTGCGCTTCCACAAGGAGGAGGAGGCCAACGACGAGTCCTTCGCGCGTGAGCTCGCCTCCTTCGCCGACGTCTACATCAACGACGCCTTCGGCACCGCGCACCGCGCGCACGCCTCCACCGCGGGCATGGTGCCCCACGTGAAGGAAAAGGGCGCCGGGCTGCTCATGCGCAAGGAGCTCGAGTACCTGGGCGGAGCGATGAAGAACCCGGCCAAGCCCTTCGTGGCCATCCTGGGCGGCTCCAAGGTGAGCGACAAGCTCAAGGTCATCGAGAGCCTGTTGCCCCGCGTGGACGCGCTGCTCGTGGGCGGCGCCATGGCCTACACGTTCCTCAAGGCCCAGGGCATTGAAGTGGGCAAGAGCCGCGTCGAGGAGGACAAGCTCTCCCTGGCGCAGCGCATGCTGGAGGCGGCCCAGCGGCTCAAGACGTCGCTCGTGCTGCCCGTCGACCACATCTGCAGCACGGAGCTGGGCGACAAGGGCCCCCTGCGCGAGATTCCCGACCGGCACATCCCCGCGGACCTCATCGGCCTGGACATCGGCCCGAAGACGCGCGCCATGTTCGCCGAGCACATCCGCAACGCCAAGACGGTGGTGTGGAACGGCCCCATGGGCATGTTCGAGGTGGCGCGCTACGCCGCCGGCACGCGCTCGGTGGCCGAGGCCATGGTGGCCAACCGGGGCGCGGTGACGATCGTGGGCGGCGGAGACAGCGCCGCGGCGGTCAACGACATGGGCCTGGGCAAGAAGCTCAGCCACGTGTCCACCGGCGGCGGCGCCTCGCTGGAGTTCCTCGAGGGCCGTGAGCTGCCGGGCGTCAAGGCGCTCGAGACGAAGTAG